Proteins encoded in a region of the Cupriavidus pauculus genome:
- a CDS encoding MurR/RpiR family transcriptional regulator, whose amino-acid sequence MHEGLSISERIARSLPTLTPAHQRMASYVLDNLFRAATMRIDEFATAVDVSVATANRFARALGFEGYPQFRAELVRGFEATLAPVERLRTELERPSSVADVIAAALEDGARNLEATRRSLDADACERAVDAILGAERVYVMGFGASGFLAGLLQHGLEMHCRMVTSVSNAGGASHAARQLFKLQPQDLVIAIAFPRYVADSMLLAQRVKAHGGRLLALTDGPTSPLAPLADIALYANAGNRLSANSDATVLALIEALCGAVAYRSARSVKAAAEMTEFLLPWLYGAPGARSDDRDTQSRQGASRPAAPKSPD is encoded by the coding sequence ATGCACGAAGGTCTGTCGATTTCCGAGCGTATCGCCCGTAGCCTGCCCACGCTGACGCCCGCGCATCAGCGTATGGCCAGCTATGTGCTGGACAACCTGTTCCGCGCCGCGACGATGCGTATCGACGAATTCGCGACCGCGGTCGATGTCTCGGTGGCCACCGCGAACCGCTTTGCGCGCGCGCTCGGGTTCGAAGGGTACCCGCAGTTCCGCGCCGAACTCGTGCGCGGATTCGAGGCGACGCTCGCGCCCGTGGAGCGGCTGCGCACGGAACTGGAACGGCCGTCGTCCGTGGCCGACGTCATCGCCGCCGCGCTCGAAGACGGCGCGCGCAATCTGGAAGCCACGCGCCGCTCGCTCGATGCCGATGCCTGCGAGCGCGCCGTCGATGCCATTCTCGGCGCCGAGCGCGTCTACGTGATGGGCTTCGGCGCGAGCGGTTTCCTCGCCGGCCTGCTGCAGCACGGCCTCGAGATGCATTGCCGCATGGTCACCTCGGTGTCCAACGCGGGCGGTGCCTCGCACGCGGCCCGGCAACTGTTCAAGCTGCAGCCGCAGGACCTCGTGATCGCCATCGCCTTCCCGCGCTACGTCGCGGACTCGATGCTGCTGGCCCAGCGCGTGAAGGCGCACGGCGGCCGCCTGCTCGCCCTGACGGACGGCCCGACCTCGCCGCTGGCGCCGCTTGCCGATATCGCGCTGTATGCGAACGCGGGCAACCGGCTGTCGGCGAACTCCGATGCCACGGTGCTCGCGCTGATCGAGGCGCTGTGCGGTGCGGTGGCCTATCGCTCGGCGCGTTCGGTGAAGGCCGCGGCCGAGATGACCGAATTCCTGCTGCCATGGCTGTATGGCGCGCCCGGCGCGCGCAGCGATGACCGCGACACGCAATCCCGGCAAGGCGCCTCGCGTCCTGCCGCCCCGAAATCTCCTGACTGA
- a CDS encoding dipeptide ABC transporter ATP-binding protein, with protein MNSRIPPSGLVLPPERVVAVRGLTVRFATSERSVEAVRNLSFHVDRGETLAVVGESGSGKSVTSLALMRLVEHGGGRIVSGSMSLRRRSGDVIDLVNANDATLRSVRGADVAMIFQEPMTSLNPVFPVGEQIAESIRLHQGMSRSAARAEALRMLELVRIPEARRVLDRFPHQLSGGMRQRVMIAMALSCKPALLIADEPTTALDVTIQAEILQLIRNLQAEMHMGVVFITHDMGVVAEVADRVLVMYRGEKVEEGASDDVFHTPAHPYTRALLSAVPKLGAMTGTELPAKFPLVQVNDAAGPVVEIPQDTVAQDAEPILRVRDLVTRFDVPGGMFGRVTRRVHAVEQVSFDLYPGETLALVGESGCGKSTTGRSLLRLVNAQSGTIEFAGQNISQMQGSALQSLRRNIQFIFQDPFASLDPRVPVGYSIMEPLLVHKVASGKEAEKRVAWLLEKVGLTPEQAGRYPHEFSGGQRQRICIARALALNPKVVVADESVSALDVSIQAQIVNLMLDLQRELGVAFLFISHDMAVVERVSHRVAVMYLGQIVEIGPRRAIFENPQHPYTRKLMSAVPIADPARRHLKREPLSDEIPSPIRAVGDEPVVKPLVPVSGSGAHGHYVARHPVGGAY; from the coding sequence ATGAATTCTCGAATCCCTCCCTCCGGCCTCGTGCTGCCGCCCGAACGCGTGGTCGCCGTGCGCGGCCTCACGGTGCGCTTTGCGACCAGCGAGCGCAGCGTGGAAGCCGTGCGCAACCTGTCGTTCCACGTCGATCGCGGTGAAACGCTGGCCGTGGTCGGCGAATCGGGCTCCGGCAAGTCCGTCACGTCGCTGGCGCTGATGCGCCTGGTCGAACACGGCGGCGGCCGCATCGTGAGCGGCAGCATGTCCCTGCGCCGCCGCAGCGGCGATGTCATCGACCTCGTCAACGCCAACGATGCCACGCTGCGCAGCGTGCGCGGCGCGGACGTGGCGATGATCTTCCAGGAGCCGATGACCTCGCTGAACCCGGTGTTCCCGGTCGGCGAGCAGATTGCCGAATCCATCCGCCTGCATCAGGGCATGAGCCGCTCGGCCGCGCGTGCCGAGGCACTGCGCATGCTCGAACTCGTGCGCATTCCCGAAGCGCGCCGCGTGCTGGACCGCTTTCCGCACCAGCTGTCGGGCGGCATGCGCCAGCGCGTGATGATCGCGATGGCGCTGTCATGCAAGCCGGCGCTGCTGATCGCCGACGAGCCGACCACGGCGCTCGACGTGACCATTCAGGCCGAGATCCTGCAGCTGATCCGCAACCTGCAGGCCGAGATGCACATGGGCGTGGTCTTCATCACGCACGACATGGGCGTGGTGGCCGAGGTGGCCGACCGCGTGCTCGTGATGTACCGCGGCGAGAAAGTCGAAGAAGGCGCGTCGGACGACGTGTTCCATACGCCCGCGCATCCGTACACGCGCGCGCTGCTGTCGGCCGTGCCGAAGCTCGGCGCGATGACGGGGACCGAGCTGCCGGCCAAGTTCCCGCTCGTGCAGGTCAACGACGCGGCGGGCCCCGTGGTGGAGATTCCGCAGGACACCGTGGCGCAGGACGCCGAGCCGATCCTGCGCGTGCGCGACCTCGTCACGCGCTTCGATGTGCCGGGCGGCATGTTCGGCCGCGTCACGCGCCGCGTGCACGCGGTGGAGCAGGTGAGCTTCGACCTGTACCCGGGCGAGACGCTCGCGCTGGTCGGCGAGTCCGGCTGCGGCAAGTCCACGACGGGCCGTTCGCTGCTGCGCCTGGTGAACGCACAGAGCGGCACCATCGAATTCGCGGGCCAGAACATCAGCCAGATGCAGGGCTCCGCGCTCCAGAGCCTGCGCCGCAATATCCAGTTCATCTTCCAGGATCCGTTCGCGTCGCTGGACCCGCGCGTGCCCGTGGGCTACTCGATCATGGAACCGCTGCTCGTGCACAAGGTGGCGAGCGGCAAGGAAGCCGAGAAGCGCGTGGCGTGGCTGCTGGAGAAGGTGGGCCTCACGCCCGAGCAGGCCGGCCGCTATCCGCACGAGTTCTCGGGCGGCCAGCGCCAGCGCATCTGCATCGCGCGCGCGCTCGCGCTGAACCCGAAGGTCGTGGTCGCCGACGAGTCGGTGTCCGCGCTGGACGTCTCGATCCAGGCGCAGATCGTCAATCTGATGCTCGACCTGCAGCGCGAGCTCGGTGTGGCGTTCCTGTTCATCTCCCACGACATGGCCGTGGTGGAGCGCGTGAGCCATCGCGTGGCCGTGATGTATCTGGGCCAGATCGTCGAGATCGGCCCGCGCCGCGCGATCTTCGAGAATCCGCAGCACCCGTACACCAGGAAGCTGATGTCGGCGGTGCCGATCGCCGATCCGGCGCGCCGCCACCTGAAGCGCGAACCGCTGTCCGATGAAATCCCCAGCCCGATCCGCGCGGTCGGCGACGAGCCCGTGGTGAAGCCACTGGTGCCCGTCTCCGGCAGCGGCGCGCATGGACATTATGTCGCCCGCCATCCGGTCGGCGGCGCCTACTGA
- a CDS encoding isoaspartyl peptidase/L-asparaginase family protein, translating to MNSAVIAIHGGAGTITRAAMDAQREREYTEALEHVLREGQRVLTAGGSALDAVTEAVRLLEECPLFNAGKGAVLTHAGTYELDASVMDGATLNAGAITCVKRVRNPVLAARAVLEHSEHVLFAGEGAEAFAEAQGLELVSPDYYFTQARHDQWLRARASAGMALLDHDAAALAAQAKAGGTDPIDPDRKFGTVGAVARDAQGNLAAATSTGGVTNKQVGRVGDTPVFGAGCYADDVAAVSATGTGEMFIRTVAAYDVAAQMRYAGLSLEEAARRVVMEKLPAINGRGGLIAVDRAGNVTLPFNTEGMYRGIARVGEPVNVWIYG from the coding sequence ATGAATTCCGCTGTCATTGCCATTCACGGTGGCGCCGGCACGATTACCCGCGCCGCGATGGACGCGCAACGCGAACGCGAATACACCGAAGCGCTCGAACACGTGCTGCGCGAAGGCCAGCGCGTGCTGACCGCCGGCGGCAGCGCGCTCGACGCGGTGACCGAGGCCGTGCGCCTGCTCGAGGAATGCCCGCTGTTCAACGCGGGCAAGGGCGCCGTGCTCACGCACGCGGGCACCTATGAACTCGATGCCTCCGTGATGGACGGCGCGACGCTGAACGCGGGCGCGATTACCTGCGTCAAGCGCGTGCGCAACCCGGTACTGGCCGCGCGCGCGGTGCTCGAGCACAGCGAACACGTGCTGTTCGCGGGCGAGGGCGCGGAAGCGTTCGCCGAGGCGCAGGGCCTCGAGCTCGTATCCCCCGATTATTACTTCACGCAGGCGCGTCACGACCAGTGGCTGCGCGCGCGTGCGTCTGCCGGCATGGCACTGCTCGACCACGACGCGGCCGCGCTGGCCGCGCAGGCGAAGGCCGGCGGTACGGACCCGATCGATCCGGACCGCAAGTTCGGCACGGTGGGCGCGGTGGCGCGCGACGCGCAGGGCAACCTCGCGGCAGCAACGTCCACGGGCGGCGTGACCAACAAGCAGGTGGGCCGCGTCGGCGATACGCCGGTGTTCGGCGCCGGCTGCTACGCGGACGATGTGGCCGCGGTGTCCGCCACGGGCACGGGCGAGATGTTCATCCGTACGGTGGCGGCCTACGACGTCGCCGCGCAGATGCGCTATGCGGGCCTGTCGCTCGAAGAGGCCGCGCGCCGCGTGGTCATGGAAAAACTGCCCGCGATCAACGGCCGTGGCGGCCTGATCGCGGTGGATCGCGCGGGCAACGTCACGTTGCCGTTCAATACCGAAGGCATGTACCGCGGCATCGCGCGCGTGGGCGAGCCCGTCAACGTCTGGATTTACGGTTGA